The following proteins are encoded in a genomic region of Oncorhynchus keta strain PuntledgeMale-10-30-2019 chromosome 35, Oket_V2, whole genome shotgun sequence:
- the LOC118374146 gene encoding tau-tubulin kinase 2-like yields the protein MEKLLQKKAPHHQGGGHHPAPSPSISHRGPVVASLPHGDQLSSASDRSEKADESFLGSRSDCQGNDAPSLSSSSSPLFRKSKIPRPFNPTNPAPEQESAAQYLPRPPPGRPPSRLAAEGRLKRYRIRAGSTRDSDLLTCLSQLMHHGQGGGSARGSPHHGHTSAQLVGSRMGMCSLTSSPHHHHHRSSSASPRSCSSLQRSVSSSPSRHEHRGGEQGRGVCFGRSCSPPSFSGSPPPPRRSYPHHQEICCCRQARTGSHHHHALKWKACSREERERKCSSKLSSR from the exons ATGGAGAAGCTACTCCAGAAGAAAGCCCCCCACCATCAGGGAGGAGGCCACCACCcagccccctctccctctatctcccacCGCGGCCCCGTGGTGGCCTCGCTCCCCCACGGGGACCAGCTGTCCTCCGCCTCAGACCGCTCTGAGAAGGCCGATGAGTCGTTCCTGGGCTCGCGCTCTGACTGCCAGGGTAATGacgccccctccctctcctcctcttccagccCCTTGTTCCGTAAGAGCAAGATCCCACGCCCTTTTAACCCTACCAACCCGGCCCCAGAGCAGGAGAGTGCTGCACAGTACCTTCCACGCCCACCCCCGGGGAGACCACCCAGTCGGCTTGCAGCGGAGGGCAG ACTGAAGCGTTATCGGATCCGAGCGGGCAGCACAAGGGACTCAGACCTCCTGACCTGTCTGTCCCAGCTGATGCACCATGGTCAGGGTGGTGGATCTGCCCGCGGTTCCCCCCACCACGGCCACACCTCAGCCCAGCTTGTAGGCTCCCGGATGGGCATGTGTAGCCTGACCAGctccccccaccaccatcaccaccggAGCTCCAGTGCCTCCCCACGCAGCTGTTCCTCTCTACAgcgctctgtctcctcctccccctctcgccACGAACACCGCGGGGGAGAGCAAGGCAGAGGGGTTTGTTTCGGTCGCTCCTGTTCTCCTCCCAGCTTCTCTgggtccccccctcctccccggCGCTCCTACCCCCACCATCAGGAGATTTGCTGCTGCCGCCAGGCCCGCACCggctcccaccaccaccacgccCTCAAGTGGAAAGCCTGCAGccgcgaggagagagagaggaagtgctCCAGCAAGCTGAGCAGTAGATAG